From a single Bacteroidia bacterium genomic region:
- a CDS encoding PDDEXK nuclease domain-containing protein encodes MHLADNNYKQWFENIKQKIKSAQLKAAISVNTQLIELYWDLGKDIVNKQNEANWGDAVLEQLAVDLRLSFPNINGFSRRNLYAIRQWYLFYSQEFPIVPQLVAQIPWGHNRLIISKIKNVEQALFYCRATMANSWSRDNLDIAIKNKYYETKGKSITNFQHTLPQPQSELATETLRNPYNLDFLGLENDALEREIENAMMEHITRFLIELGKGFAFVGRQYQLIVSENEYYLDLLFYHLQLRCFVVIELKAGKFKPEYAGKLNFYLSAVDSQLKHESDNPSIGLILCKHKDKVEAEYTLRDINKPIGISEYILTQALPKDFQNQLPTVEQLENQLQDKDQ; translated from the coding sequence ATGCATTTAGCAGACAACAACTATAAACAATGGTTTGAAAACATAAAGCAGAAAATAAAATCTGCCCAACTGAAAGCAGCCATAAGCGTAAACACCCAGCTTATAGAATTATACTGGGACTTGGGAAAAGACATTGTAAACAAGCAAAACGAAGCCAACTGGGGCGATGCTGTTTTAGAGCAGCTTGCCGTTGACTTACGTTTGAGTTTCCCGAATATCAATGGTTTTTCGCGCAGAAATCTATATGCCATCAGGCAATGGTATCTGTTTTACAGCCAAGAGTTCCCAATTGTGCCACAGCTTGTGGCACAAATCCCCTGGGGGCATAATCGACTGATAATAAGCAAAATAAAAAATGTGGAACAGGCTCTTTTTTATTGTCGTGCAACCATGGCAAACAGTTGGAGCAGAGACAATTTAGATATAGCTATTAAAAATAAATATTATGAAACCAAAGGCAAATCCATAACCAATTTCCAGCACACGCTCCCACAACCACAATCTGAACTGGCAACAGAAACCCTTAGAAACCCCTATAATCTCGACTTTTTAGGTTTAGAAAATGATGCTTTGGAACGGGAAATCGAAAACGCAATGATGGAACACATTACCCGCTTTTTGATAGAATTGGGCAAGGGTTTTGCCTTTGTTGGGCGGCAATATCAACTCATTGTAAGTGAAAATGAGTATTACTTAGACCTTTTGTTTTATCACCTGCAACTGCGCTGTTTTGTGGTTATTGAACTAAAAGCAGGAAAATTCAAACCTGAATATGCTGGTAAACTTAACTTTTACTTGTCAGCAGTTGATAGCCAACTGAAACACGAAAGCGATAATCCGAGTATTGGACTTATTTTATGCAAACACAAAGATAAGGTAGAAGCAGAATACACCCTTCGGGACATCAATAAACCCATTGGCATCAGCGAATATATTTTAACACAAGCCTTACCAAAAGATTTCCAAAACCAGTTGCCCACAGTTGAGCAATTAGAAAACCAATTACAGGATAAAGACCAATGA
- a CDS encoding leucine-rich repeat domain-containing protein produces MRIKILTTLILIGLTVCGNAQDGFGSMAFDGKVYRGIVENIDKADSVYGMSLWYSQDEPLAQLAKFNNLTYLNLGGQKPLPLDSIFQYIQNTKIEHLMMYKCEVSQINKNISYLKGLNKISLSNNLVKDSLSFINLGSLPNLEFLDIRRNDIQTIPNTFCNLVNLRYLQISGNKLSELPDSFGRLNQLEELQIWSNDLQVLPESFGNLSKLKVVSFAYNKRFELSKNVQVLSRLPNLKELNLLSTGLTSIPSNINQISSLEILDIGNNPKLELTQAFESLSNCRTLKHLGLGVLDIRSLPESFKQLDQIESIDLDANRSMNFEKVFSTISKTAKIKSISMSMCELRQIPISILKLKYLEELSIRQNSFDLANEIAVLSKIKHLRKINASFNQAFNVTEEFKNLSHLEELVIQGVKLSDQDLIRLQSYLPKTKIIN; encoded by the coding sequence ATGAGAATTAAGATTTTGACAACTTTAATATTGATAGGCTTGACAGTTTGCGGTAATGCTCAAGACGGTTTTGGGTCAATGGCATTTGATGGAAAAGTCTACCGTGGGATAGTTGAGAACATAGATAAAGCAGATTCGGTTTATGGAATGAGTTTGTGGTATTCACAAGACGAGCCTTTGGCTCAACTTGCCAAATTTAATAATCTCACATATTTAAATTTAGGAGGACAAAAGCCGTTGCCTCTTGATTCAATATTCCAATACATACAAAACACTAAAATTGAACATCTAATGATGTATAAGTGTGAGGTCTCTCAAATAAATAAGAATATATCTTATCTAAAAGGGTTGAATAAAATCTCCTTATCCAATAATCTTGTAAAAGACTCGCTCAGTTTTATTAATCTTGGATCGTTACCCAATTTAGAATTTCTAGATATCAGGCGAAATGACATTCAAACAATCCCAAATACATTTTGCAATCTCGTGAATCTAAGATACCTGCAAATTTCAGGAAACAAGCTAAGCGAACTACCAGACTCGTTTGGCCGTTTAAATCAATTAGAAGAGTTGCAAATATGGTCAAATGATTTGCAGGTATTGCCAGAGTCTTTCGGTAATCTGAGTAAGCTTAAGGTGGTTTCATTCGCATACAACAAAAGATTTGAACTATCTAAAAACGTTCAAGTTCTAAGCCGTTTGCCAAATTTAAAAGAGCTAAATCTTTTAAGCACTGGCCTTACAAGTATACCGTCAAACATAAATCAAATATCTAGTTTAGAAATATTAGACATTGGCAATAATCCAAAGTTAGAATTAACCCAAGCTTTTGAATCACTATCAAATTGTAGAACATTAAAGCATTTAGGTTTAGGTGTATTGGACATCCGCAGCCTCCCAGAATCATTTAAGCAATTGGATCAGATTGAAAGTATCGACTTAGATGCAAATAGGTCAATGAACTTTGAAAAAGTTTTCTCAACTATTTCTAAAACTGCCAAAATAAAGTCAATATCAATGTCTATGTGCGAATTAAGGCAAATACCCATTTCGATTTTAAAATTGAAATATCTTGAAGAATTATCAATTCGTCAGAATTCTTTTGATTTAGCTAACGAAATAGCTGTATTATCTAAGATTAAACATCTAAGGAAAATAAACGCATCATTTAATCAAGCCTTTAACGTCACTGAAGAATTTAAAAACTTAAGTCACCTTGAAGAGTTGGTTATTCAAGGTGTTAAATTAAGTGATCAGGATTTGATAAGATTGCAATCATATCTCCCCAAAACCAAAATTATAAATTGA
- a CDS encoding T9SS type A sorting domain-containing protein — protein sequence MKKAITLSFVFVFLVGLFTVSTAQTALDPNSFVNTQITGPGVYTVAAGQYYAFDGRIDLTFDVTIVGPDDTWIMDQTTPPVLVNTPAADGTARTFFEIKAGGSLTLKNVLFSGTNSNGEISGNFVANTGGSKMMAVNCVFTDWRDFALRNQFKGDSTLITDCVFINGVRPLFNPFGGFPLRMDVACNNVVIENNSVVNSGRLTGNSGPWHNAKIHEMHNTYLNQTVNGHEQRAFEMITANNIFYNWLFVGRKNENAATPSNTYDSHFTTWNYFADSKTKLDSISLYLGQNLFYREQKILDWFTTSGGDSIAPGLLWEHADVDSFITIDDNYTIGTNYAERDPGFTVHPGNTDSIVSYINSHWYNQSGTWPDWRVTSPVSFDGNGLPVLSWPPAFDLSYSNTYMQTAGTDGLPLGDLNWFPDRKADYIAGRANIVAAIRDSMANATAVYDPLTMDNTPMIVPWATSIDKVLPTQIYALSNYPNPFNQTTTIQFGLLQPANSVTLSVSNLFGQKVFELTESRLASGTHEFNFDASNLSSGIYIYQINVTGVNGQNFVASKRMILSK from the coding sequence ATGAAAAAAGCTATTACTCTTTCATTTGTGTTTGTGTTTCTGGTTGGACTGTTTACAGTTTCAACTGCACAAACAGCTTTGGATCCAAACTCGTTCGTCAATACGCAGATAACCGGCCCGGGTGTTTACACAGTTGCTGCTGGTCAATATTACGCGTTTGACGGCCGTATTGACTTGACATTTGATGTAACCATCGTGGGGCCTGATGATACCTGGATTATGGATCAAACCACCCCTCCCGTTTTGGTAAATACACCTGCCGCTGACGGTACTGCAAGAACTTTCTTTGAAATTAAAGCCGGAGGATCACTGACCCTCAAGAATGTTCTTTTTAGTGGTACAAACAGCAACGGTGAGATTAGTGGTAACTTCGTCGCAAATACCGGTGGTAGCAAAATGATGGCAGTGAACTGCGTATTTACTGACTGGCGGGATTTTGCACTCAGAAACCAGTTTAAAGGCGATAGCACCCTGATCACCGACTGTGTATTCATCAATGGCGTTCGCCCACTTTTTAATCCTTTCGGTGGCTTCCCGCTCCGTATGGATGTGGCTTGTAATAATGTCGTGATTGAAAACAACTCAGTTGTAAACTCCGGTCGTTTGACAGGCAATAGTGGCCCGTGGCACAATGCCAAAATTCATGAGATGCACAACACCTATCTCAATCAAACGGTAAATGGCCACGAGCAGCGCGCTTTCGAGATGATCACTGCCAATAATATTTTTTATAACTGGCTGTTTGTAGGCCGTAAAAATGAAAATGCAGCAACTCCCAGCAATACCTATGATTCGCATTTTACCACATGGAATTATTTTGCCGATTCCAAAACCAAGCTGGACAGTATTTCACTGTATTTAGGTCAAAACCTGTTTTATCGCGAGCAGAAAATTTTAGATTGGTTTACCACATCTGGTGGTGATTCTATTGCTCCCGGCCTTTTGTGGGAACATGCTGATGTGGACTCATTTATCACAATTGATGATAATTATACCATTGGTACAAACTACGCCGAACGGGATCCCGGATTTACTGTTCATCCCGGAAATACAGATTCGATCGTTAGTTATATAAATTCCCACTGGTATAACCAATCAGGAACCTGGCCTGACTGGCGTGTTACTTCACCCGTATCATTTGATGGAAATGGCTTGCCCGTACTTAGCTGGCCTCCGGCATTTGACCTGAGTTACTCAAATACATATATGCAGACAGCTGGAACAGACGGATTACCGCTGGGTGATTTGAACTGGTTCCCTGATAGAAAAGCAGACTATATAGCCGGCAGAGCGAATATTGTAGCAGCAATCAGAGATTCAATGGCAAATGCTACCGCAGTTTACGATCCTCTTACTATGGATAACACGCCGATGATTGTTCCATGGGCTACTTCTATTGACAAAGTGCTGCCGACGCAAATTTATGCTTTGAGCAACTATCCGAACCCATTTAACCAGACTACCACCATCCAGTTTGGTTTACTCCAGCCCGCAAATTCAGTTACACTGAGTGTATCCAACCTTTTTGGTCAGAAAGTATTTGAATTGACTGAAAGCAGATTGGCCTCAGGTACACATGAATTTAATTTTGATGCTTCAAACCTTAGCAGTGGTATCTATATCTATCAGATCAATGTTACAGGTGTAAACGGTCAAAATTTTGTGGCCTCTAAGAGAATGATTTTGTCTAAGTAG
- a CDS encoding aldehyde dehydrogenase family protein, with amino-acid sequence MASTPRLNFDTRWEYAPAPESSDHIHLLPQYNHFIGGKFVPPAEGGYFPTFNPANGRIIASIAEGTAADIDHAVQAARKAYDKYWSRMAPADRSKYIFRIARMLQERAREFAIIESLDGGKPIRESKSVDIPLAAAHFFYYAGWADKLAYAFPNRRPGALGVAGQIIPWNFPLLMAAWKLAPALACGNTVVLKPAETTPLTALKLAELIQDADLPPGVVNIVTGAGATGAALVNHPGVDKIAFTGSTEVGKIIQRATASTDKKITLELGGKAANIIFEDAPLDQAVEGIINGIYFNQGHVCCAGSRLFVQESVEEIVVQKLKDRMETLIVGDPLDKNTDIGAINSRAQLEKIEAYIELGKNEGAEFYQSNCPVPENGGNWCRPTLFLHASQSHRIVQEEIFGPVLAVQSFRTVEEVIEKANNTYYGLSAGVWTDKGSKIFKLTNQMRAGVIWANTYNKFDPTAPFGGYKESGFGREGGLHGLSSYLKLN; translated from the coding sequence ATGGCTTCGACTCCCCGTCTCAATTTTGATACCCGGTGGGAATACGCGCCCGCACCGGAAAGCAGCGACCATATCCACTTGCTGCCACAGTACAACCACTTCATCGGAGGGAAATTTGTGCCGCCTGCTGAAGGAGGTTATTTCCCCACCTTCAATCCCGCCAACGGCAGGATCATCGCCAGTATCGCCGAAGGCACTGCTGCCGACATAGACCATGCCGTACAAGCGGCCCGAAAAGCCTATGATAAATACTGGTCGCGAATGGCACCCGCAGACCGGAGCAAATATATTTTCCGGATCGCCCGAATGCTTCAGGAACGGGCCAGAGAATTTGCCATCATCGAAAGCCTCGATGGAGGCAAACCCATCAGGGAGTCTAAAAGTGTGGATATTCCGCTGGCAGCCGCACATTTTTTCTACTATGCAGGATGGGCTGATAAACTAGCATACGCATTCCCCAACCGGAGACCAGGTGCATTGGGAGTAGCCGGACAAATTATTCCGTGGAATTTTCCCCTGCTCATGGCAGCGTGGAAACTCGCACCCGCGCTCGCCTGCGGCAATACCGTTGTACTCAAACCGGCAGAGACCACCCCACTTACCGCGCTTAAACTCGCCGAACTTATCCAGGACGCAGATCTGCCCCCCGGCGTGGTGAATATCGTTACAGGTGCAGGCGCTACCGGAGCAGCCCTTGTCAATCATCCCGGTGTAGATAAAATAGCCTTCACAGGCTCGACAGAAGTTGGCAAAATCATTCAGCGTGCGACGGCTTCTACCGATAAAAAAATCACCCTCGAACTTGGCGGCAAAGCAGCCAATATCATCTTTGAAGATGCACCCCTCGACCAGGCAGTCGAAGGAATTATCAATGGAATCTATTTCAACCAGGGCCACGTCTGCTGCGCCGGTTCGCGGTTGTTTGTGCAGGAATCGGTAGAAGAAATTGTCGTGCAAAAACTGAAAGACCGGATGGAAACCCTCATCGTCGGGGACCCACTGGACAAAAATACCGACATCGGCGCCATCAATTCACGCGCACAACTCGAAAAAATAGAAGCCTATATCGAACTGGGCAAAAACGAAGGCGCAGAATTTTACCAAAGCAATTGCCCTGTTCCGGAAAATGGCGGAAACTGGTGCCGCCCTACCCTGTTTTTGCATGCTTCACAGTCACACCGGATCGTACAGGAGGAAATTTTTGGCCCTGTACTGGCCGTGCAGTCTTTCCGGACAGTAGAAGAAGTCATTGAAAAAGCCAATAATACCTATTATGGCCTTTCGGCCGGCGTATGGACAGACAAAGGCTCCAAAATTTTCAAACTTACCAACCAGATGCGAGCAGGGGTAATCTGGGCCAATACGTACAACAAATTTGACCCAACCGCTCCTTTTGGCGGATATAAAGAAAGTGGATTTGGCAGGGAAGGTGGGCTGCATGGATTATCTTCCTACCTCAAACTGAACTGA
- a CDS encoding DUF2251 domain-containing protein: MTEDKLSIGQETVVDSFPASIDKGVVFEDDGQTGYFYAIEKSDATALMILDAVHVYDVASVVHKNVPSEIKIFWTDDLSKSALIINDYCHAIIDFKNEIGLCRNGFPESKNWTRRQRKLTDKEVEQFFRE, translated from the coding sequence TTGACAGAAGACAAATTAAGCATTGGACAAGAAACTGTTGTTGACAGTTTTCCGGCCTCTATTGACAAAGGAGTAGTTTTTGAAGATGATGGACAAACCGGATATTTTTATGCAATTGAGAAATCAGACGCAACAGCTTTAATGATTCTGGACGCTGTACATGTTTATGACGTTGCATCTGTAGTCCATAAAAATGTGCCATCTGAAATAAAAATATTCTGGACAGATGATCTTTCTAAATCTGCTTTGATCATCAACGACTATTGTCATGCAATTATAGATTTTAAAAATGAAATTGGACTTTGTAGAAATGGATTTCCAGAAAGTAAAAATTGGACCAGGCGACAAAGAAAACTGACGGACAAAGAAGTTGAACAATTCTTCAGAGAATGA
- a CDS encoding type II toxin-antitoxin system VapC family toxin: MAKEIICLDTSILIDFFRKKKKENTVFYKLTLTYQIFAVSVITEYEIFSGSTTDQLGFWESFFSQISVLPFDSETDAFAVKIFKQLKARNKLIDIPDILIAATAVKNNMKLATINRKHFDRVGDLELVDITVS; encoded by the coding sequence ATGGCGAAAGAAATAATTTGTCTGGATACGTCTATTCTGATTGATTTTTTCCGGAAGAAAAAGAAGGAAAATACAGTCTTTTACAAATTAACTTTAACATATCAGATCTTTGCAGTATCTGTAATAACAGAGTATGAGATTTTTTCTGGCAGTACTACTGACCAACTAGGATTTTGGGAAAGTTTTTTCTCTCAAATCTCAGTTCTTCCTTTTGATAGTGAAACGGATGCGTTTGCTGTAAAAATATTCAAACAACTCAAAGCCCGAAATAAACTAATAGATATACCTGATATATTAATAGCCGCAACTGCAGTTAAAAATAACATGAAACTAGCAACCATTAATAGAAAACATTTTGACCGGGTGGGTGATTTGGAACTCGTTGATATTACTGTTTCATAA
- a CDS encoding type II toxin-antitoxin system PemK/MazF family toxin — protein sequence MDLKQYEIVLVNLDPTVGSEIKKTRPYVIISPDEMNKYLRTIIIAPMTTQSKKYPTRIEFKHENKIGWIVIDQVRTVDKQRIIKKLGRLSQPEIKEVKSVINETLVR from the coding sequence ATGGATTTGAAGCAATACGAAATTGTGCTGGTCAATCTTGATCCGACAGTGGGAAGCGAGATCAAAAAAACACGCCCCTATGTCATAATTTCTCCGGATGAGATGAACAAATATCTCCGGACTATTATCATTGCTCCAATGACAACACAATCAAAAAAATATCCCACCAGAATAGAGTTCAAACACGAAAACAAAATCGGCTGGATAGTGATTGATCAGGTCAGAACAGTTGATAAGCAGCGAATTATCAAAAAACTGGGCCGTCTCTCCCAGCCTGAAATCAAAGAGGTGAAATCCGTTATCAACGAAACCTTGGTGCGGTGA
- a CDS encoding YgiQ family radical SAM protein: MEKQRPITDWLPITAKEVQQRGWEELDVILISGDAYVDHPAFGPAVIGRILEHAGYRVAIIPQPNWQDDLRDFKKFGRPRLFFGVSSGCMDSMVNHYTANKRRRSTDAYTPGGEAGFRPDYAVNVYTRILKQLYPDVPVLIGGIEASLRRVSHYDYWADKLFPSILETSGADMLVYGMGEQPLNEIMKLLAKGVPFNSLRTIPQTAFLAESADKVPKNKNWTDVEIASHETCLEDKIRYAANFKIIEQESNKVQARRILQGIGEKMLVVNPPYPPMVENEIDASFDLPFTRQPHPKYNKRGTIPAYEMIRFSINMHRGCFGGCSFCTISAHQGKFIASRSKESIMKEVDAVTKMPDFKGYISDLGGPSANMYKMKGKVQEICDRCSSPSCIHPVVCHNLDTSHKPLTEIYKEAAAHPKVKKAFVGSGIRYDLLTKSYNKQGDADDIEDYMQQLVKNHISGRLKVAPEHTSDDTLHIMRKPPFKHFHEFKKNYDRINEENDMEQPLIPYFISSHPGCKEQDMANLAAETKDMGFRLEQVQGFTPTPMTVAEVIYYTGVHPYTLKPIYTAKTEEEKRNQHLFFFWYKPENQAKIKDKLLRLDRRDLAERLVGKK; encoded by the coding sequence GTGGAAAAACAGCGACCGATTACCGACTGGTTGCCCATCACTGCGAAGGAAGTTCAGCAACGCGGATGGGAAGAACTGGATGTCATTTTGATATCCGGTGATGCATATGTAGATCATCCTGCCTTTGGCCCGGCGGTCATCGGCCGTATCCTCGAACATGCGGGGTATCGCGTGGCGATCATTCCCCAACCCAACTGGCAGGACGACCTCCGCGACTTCAAAAAATTTGGGCGCCCAAGGCTGTTTTTTGGCGTTTCCTCCGGCTGTATGGATTCGATGGTCAATCACTACACCGCCAATAAACGCCGCCGATCCACAGACGCTTATACTCCCGGTGGAGAAGCGGGCTTTCGCCCCGACTACGCCGTCAATGTCTATACCCGTATCCTTAAACAGCTCTATCCCGATGTGCCGGTGCTGATCGGTGGCATTGAGGCTTCGCTGAGAAGGGTTTCTCATTACGATTATTGGGCAGATAAACTGTTTCCCTCCATCCTCGAAACCAGCGGCGCCGATATGCTGGTCTATGGCATGGGGGAACAACCGCTCAATGAAATCATGAAATTGCTGGCAAAAGGGGTTCCATTCAACTCCCTGAGAACCATTCCCCAGACCGCTTTTCTGGCTGAATCGGCAGATAAAGTACCCAAAAACAAAAACTGGACCGACGTCGAAATCGCCTCGCACGAAACCTGTCTGGAAGACAAAATCCGCTACGCCGCCAATTTTAAAATCATCGAGCAGGAGTCCAACAAAGTGCAGGCGCGGCGCATTCTTCAGGGGATAGGCGAAAAAATGCTGGTGGTCAATCCGCCCTATCCGCCGATGGTGGAAAACGAAATTGACGCTTCGTTTGACCTTCCATTTACCCGCCAGCCACACCCCAAATACAACAAACGCGGCACCATCCCGGCCTATGAGATGATCCGCTTTTCGATCAATATGCACCGCGGATGTTTTGGCGGATGCAGTTTCTGTACGATCTCAGCGCATCAGGGCAAGTTTATCGCTTCGCGCTCGAAAGAGTCCATCATGAAAGAGGTGGATGCAGTGACGAAAATGCCCGACTTCAAGGGCTATATCAGCGACCTGGGCGGCCCTTCGGCCAATATGTACAAGATGAAAGGCAAGGTACAGGAAATCTGCGACCGTTGCAGCAGTCCGTCTTGTATTCATCCTGTGGTTTGCCACAACCTCGACACGAGCCATAAGCCCCTGACCGAAATCTATAAAGAAGCGGCGGCACACCCTAAGGTGAAAAAAGCATTTGTCGGCAGTGGAATTCGTTATGACTTGTTGACCAAATCCTACAACAAGCAGGGCGACGCGGACGATATCGAGGACTACATGCAGCAACTGGTAAAAAACCATATTTCAGGCCGGCTGAAAGTCGCGCCGGAGCATACCTCCGACGATACGCTGCATATCATGCGGAAACCGCCGTTTAAACATTTTCACGAGTTTAAGAAAAACTACGACCGCATTAATGAGGAGAACGATATGGAGCAGCCCTTGATTCCGTATTTTATCTCCAGTCATCCCGGTTGCAAGGAACAGGACATGGCCAATCTGGCTGCTGAGACCAAAGACATGGGTTTCCGGCTGGAGCAGGTACAGGGATTTACCCCGACGCCGATGACCGTTGCGGAAGTGATTTATTATACAGGCGTACACCCCTATACCCTGAAGCCCATTTACACCGCCAAAACCGAGGAAGAAAAACGCAACCAGCATTTATTTTTCTTCTGGTACAAACCCGAAAACCAGGCCAAAATCAAGGACAAACTCCTACGGCTTGACAGGCGCGACCTGGCGGAGAGATTGGTGGGGAAGAAGTAA
- a CDS encoding aldehyde dehydrogenase family protein translates to MAKTKTTANGKETAHQEETQPAKEHLRLDVQKTYKLYIGGKFPRTESGRFYKVENPEGILLANLCQASRKDFRDAVVSARNAQPGWAARSAYNRGQIIYRMAEMLEGRKQQFETELVALGQTPENARREVEATIDRLVYYAGWTDKYQQIFSAVNPVDSSHFNFSVLEPMGVISVFAPEPPGLLGLISAIIPAVAGGNTVIVLASNAAPTSAISFAEVLQTSDLPGGVINILTGFKKELVSHFSSHKDVNAMIYCDENREMLTGIRERAAENLKRVIAWQQADWFSQEAQGPYFISDTQETKTTWHPIGQ, encoded by the coding sequence ATGGCAAAAACAAAAACCACTGCCAACGGCAAAGAAACAGCGCATCAGGAAGAAACCCAGCCTGCGAAAGAACATCTCAGGCTCGATGTGCAGAAAACCTATAAACTCTATATCGGCGGAAAGTTTCCACGGACGGAGTCAGGGCGTTTTTACAAAGTAGAAAACCCGGAAGGTATCCTGCTGGCAAATCTTTGCCAGGCGTCGCGAAAGGATTTTCGCGATGCAGTAGTCAGTGCCCGAAATGCCCAGCCCGGCTGGGCTGCCCGCTCGGCCTACAATCGCGGGCAGATCATCTACCGCATGGCAGAAATGCTGGAGGGGAGAAAACAACAGTTTGAAACAGAACTGGTTGCGCTGGGCCAAACACCCGAAAACGCACGAAGGGAAGTAGAAGCGACCATAGACAGACTGGTCTATTATGCAGGCTGGACAGACAAATACCAGCAGATTTTCAGCGCAGTGAATCCGGTGGATTCTTCACACTTCAACTTTTCGGTGCTGGAGCCCATGGGCGTGATTTCTGTATTTGCACCCGAACCCCCCGGTTTGCTGGGATTGATTTCAGCCATCATTCCCGCCGTTGCGGGCGGCAATACCGTAATTGTCCTTGCATCCAATGCCGCACCTACATCTGCGATTTCCTTTGCGGAAGTACTCCAGACCTCCGACCTGCCGGGAGGGGTGATCAATATACTCACCGGATTCAAAAAAGAGCTGGTTTCTCACTTCTCCAGTCATAAGGATGTAAATGCCATGATTTACTGCGATGAAAACCGGGAGATGCTTACCGGCATTCGCGAGCGGGCAGCAGAAAATCTCAAGCGGGTAATTGCCTGGCAGCAGGCGGACTGGTTTTCACAGGAAGCCCAGGGGCCTTACTTTATCAGCGATACACAGGAGACAAAAACAACCTGGCATCCCATCGGACAGTAA